A stretch of DNA from Nitrosopumilus zosterae:
CTCACGTTCATTGATTTACAATATATTCATGTAAAGTTAGATTTCATTTAATGAGTAAAAAGCGATCAGTTTTTCTGATCTTTGTTTTGATGTTTTCATCAAGTATGTTATTTCAAGAAGCATATGGCCATTCCATGTTTAATTCAGCAGAGCAGTTTGAGGCAGGTTATAGGGTTCAAGTAGCCACATTGCCTGAATTTCCGCAAATTGGAGAACCATCTCAATTTTTAGTCAAAGTGACTAAGGGGTTTGAATATGAAGATGTTGATAGATTTACAATGGGAATTCGAGTTTTTTTTAATGGCCAACAAGTAGATGCAATCCCTCCCACATCCATTGAAGGGAATCATTGGGATTTTGATTATGTCTGGAGACAACAAGGGAATCATATTGTAAAAATTGACTTGTATGATATGTCAGAAAACGGAGTAATAACGTATACGTTTAACATGGGAACTCAAAGCCCATTCGGGATGATTTTCTTTGGTGCGATAATTGTTGGTGCCCTAGTTTTCACAGGGGTAATGATTTACATCTATATGCCAAAAATTTTCAAAAAATCTAAGCTGTAGGTTTCACAGTTATTCTAGAAATTCTAAATGCAAACAATGTTGTCAATAACACCATAGCAAAAAGCCAGATTCCAATGCCCAAGTGAATTGCAACTAGGACTGCATGAAGTTTTGTATCAATTACCAGTGCACCTAAGGTAATTTGAGTAATTACCAATCCGGTTGCAAGTGAACTTGTGATTTTTATTTTCAAGTTAGAATTCTTGTTAATCAGACTTGCAATCATGGTTGAAATTACTAGTAATCCGGTGGTTGCAGCAGTTGTTCTATGAATCCATTCAATTAGATATTCCTCAGAAGGCATCACTCCGTTAGGGCACAGAGGCCATTCAGGACAAGTCAGGCCAAGTCCTGCAGCTGAAATATAGCCACCAATAAACATCAAAGAATACAAAACAACCAATGTCGTTAATGCAAGATATTGTATAGCCAAAATTTCTCGTTTCTAGTTTACTGTAACTATACCGACCATCCAAGGATGAACCATACAAAAGTATGGATATTCACCTGCTTCATCTAGTGTTACTGAGAATGTATTTCCTGCCATAAACAAACTACTATCAAAGTTTCCGTCAGGGCCACCTGAAGGCGTTCCACTTGTAACAGTGTGAGCTGCTGAGTCATCATTTGACCAAGTGATTTCATCACCTGCTGAAACTGTAACATGATATGGAATATAGCATTCATTTGTTTCATCACATCCTGGAATGGATGAACCATCTGGGATGGATATTACTCCATCATATGCTACAGGTTCTGGTTCTGCAACTTCTTCCATTACCTCTGGTTCTGCAACTTCTTCCATTACCTCTGGTTCGGGTGCTGTTTCCATAACTTCTTCAACTGGAACATCACCTACAATGATTTTACCAACCATTCCTTGTTCTCTATGACCTGGAACAGTACAAATGTAATAGTAAGTTCCTTCTTCACCTGCGATAAATGTGGATTCTCCACCTTCTCCTGGTTTTAATGGATTAGATGCTGCTGCAACTTCACTTCCTGGAATAATTCCTCCAAATCCTTCATCTGCTGCTGTAACACCAAAAGAATGAAATGACTTGCCATGATTAACTACAGAGAAATTAATTTCATCTCCAACATTCATTGTAATTGTTGGATTATGATTTGGATCACCAGGTAATGCATTAAACGCTAAAGTTCTAAAGTCAGGAGATTCTATAAATGAAAGTTCAACTGGAATATGAACTCCGGTAAAAGCAGCTTGCACATCATGTTCAATAGTTTCACTCATCATACCCACAACAGGAGCTGGTTGTGAAATCCAATAGTCCCACATTGAAAAGAAGATTGCTCCGCCGACAATACAGATACCTAACATGATTATCATCATTTTTCCAGTTCTAGCTGGGGTTGTTCTGTAAACTTGGGAATTATCGTGACTCAACTTCATTTATCTCCTAGTGTGATGGGTTCTTTGCCTCAAATGGATAGTAATACTTGCCACCTACTCCGAATGGGTCTTCGGTATTTGCAAGTTTTCCTTTTCCTGAACTGTAAATCATGTTTGCCAAAAAGATTGCCATGCTGACACCAATAATCATTGCACCTACTGTAGCAATCTGGTTCATTGCAATCCATTCTGGGATTGGCGGATAATCGAAAATTCTTCTTGGCATTCCGTACAAGCCAAGTACGTGTTGTGTAAAGAATACCAAAACAGTTCCAATAAATGACATGACAAAATGAACCTTACCCATTGTTTCATTGTACATTCTTCCTGTTACATATGGGAACATGTAGTAGAGAAAACCAATTGAACCAAATGCAATGGTACCCATCACAAAGAGATGGAAGTGACCGACTACCCAGTATGTGTCGTGTGTTGTAAAGTCTAATGGCATTGCAGCGTTTGCAACACCGCCTGCACCTGCTGAAAAGAATAATGCAATGCCTCCAACTGCCCACATCATTGGGGTTGCAAATTTAATTCTGCCATTCCACATTGTTGCAATAAAGTTGAACACATGCATGGCAGATGCTGGAACTGCTGCAAGTGTTCCCACCATAAAGACTGTTTTTTCGGTAAATGACATTCCAGTTGCATACATGTGGTGTGCCCATGATGAAAAGCCGACAATAGATAACAAAACAAATGCAAAGACGCCAGAGTTGTAGCTGTAGATTGGTTTTCTTGAGAATCTTGGAATAATTTCATACATCATACCGATTGCTGGAATTACCAACACATACACCTCAGGATGGAACGTAAACCAGAACAAGTGTGCATATGCTATTGGATCCCCTCCCATTGCAGGATTGAAGAACCCACTTACACCAAGTCTGTCAGTTAGCAACATCAAAAGTGCTGCTGCAAATGTTGGAATTGCAACTAGAATAATCAAAGATGATGACAAAAATGACCATGCTAAAAGTGGGACTTGTCCAATTGACATGTCGGGGTGTTTACATTTGAGAATTGTAACAATAAAGTTGATTGCCCCTAATACGGATGAGATGCCAAGAATCTTTAATCCAAAAATCCACATGTCAGCAGCTGGGCCTGGTGCACTGATAATAGAGTATGGCGGAGTTGCATACCAAGTAAAGTCTGCAAATCCCAACCAGATGAGTGCGCCAGCTGGCGGAATCATCCAGAATGCAATTGCGTTGAGTTTTGGATATGCCATGTCTTTGTATCTAACCATGATTGGAACGTAGTAGTTGCCAACTGCAGATGCAAATGGAATGATGAACAAGAAGATTAGCGTTGTACCATGAACTGTAAAGATTCTGTTAAAGGTCATTGAATCACCAATAATTTGTGCACCTGGCAAGAACAACTCTGCTCTAATTGCAAGAGCCAAGGTTCCGCCTAAGAATAAGAATGCCAGTGATGAAATAAGATAAAGTAAACCTACATCAGTATGATGTGTTGAAAACATAATTTGCCAAATTGGACGTGGTTTTTGCAGTTCTAGAACCATTAGCTAAGTCCTCCAAGTGGTTGTGATAAAAGCGTTATCAAGATGAAGGCTCCTCCACAATTAACTTGCCTCTCATATTATAGTGAATCAATCCACAATACTCCCTGCATTGAATATCATGTTCTCCCACATCAGTTGGTGCAAACCATACAGTGTTAACTCTACCAGGGATCGCATCCATCAAAACAACGTAATCATGAATATTAAAAGAGTGATTGACATCTTTGGATTCTATTTCAAATTTGTAGGCTTTGCCTTTTTCAACATGTAACTCGCCAATTTCTTTTGTACCGTCTTCATGTTCAAAAGACCAGAACCATTGCTGTCCAGTAACTTTGATAATTTCTGCATCAGCAGGAACATGCTCTACTAGTCTTTCAGCCTCCCAAGCTTCTGCTCCTACCCAAACCATCAGTGCAGTTACGACTCCAATGTAAACCCATTCAGGCCAGTTAGAGTGTCCGCCCAATTCTACCAGTCCGTCCCCTCATATGGAGTTGGTTTTGCTTTGGGATGAGATTCTCTGAATCTCCAAACTTGCCAAATTATAGTACCGGATACAACAGCGCCAACAACAAATGCGATAGTCATCATTCTAAAAAATAAATTCCAAATAATTGCTCTACGATCAAGATATTCTCCAGGCTCATCACCTGCAGCAAACGCTGACTCTATAGCTGGAATAACCACTATAACTGCCAATACCAAGAATAATCCGACCAATTTCTTCATTAGCGATTGAATGACGTGGCCAATAATTTCTATTTAAGGGTTTTCAAGATTACTAGTTATATTCTAAGATCGAATCTTGATGGATGCATTACGTTAAGTCCTGAAAGTGAAAACTTTCGATCTTTTTCTCTAAAGAGATTAAGAGATGCATTCTCTATAATTAGCTCAAATAAATTAGTAGGAGACAAATCAACTATAGTAGACAGCATTGCTTTGATTGGATCCATATGAGTTACAAGAACTACATTTTCATCCGGATGTTTTTCAATGACGTGATCAACTATTCCCAAAACTCTTTTTTTGACTTCGGCAAAAGTTTCCACACCGTTATGAGCTATTTCTAGTTCACCATTATAAAATTTCATAAAGACATTACCATGACTGGTAAAAATTTCATCATATGGAACACCAGTGAATTTTCCCATATCAAGCTCAATCAATCTATCATCAATTGTAACATCAAGAGAGTTGTGTCCTCCGACAATTTCTGCAGTATGTTTTGCTCTCTCAATTGGACTAGAGTAAATTGCTGAAACATTCATGTGTTTTAGTAGTTCAGCGGTGTGTTCTGCTTGTTTAATTCCAACATCAGTTAATGGGACACCTTCTGTTCTTCCTGCTAGAATTCTCTCAACATTATTTTTTGCCTGACCGTGTCTTAGGAAAATGATATGTCCCAATCTGAACGGAATTCAAATAAAGATAATAATAAGATTGTCAGACGAATAATAATGAAGGTGGGAATTATTGGTGGTACTGGTGGCATGGGCAAAGGTTTTGCTCTGAGATGGTCACAAAATCATGATGTCATAGTTGGCTCTAGAGATGCTGCACGAGCGGCAGAGTCAGCAGTTGAATATACAAATCTTGCAAAAGAAGCATTTGGCGAAATTAAGGGATCAATTTCTGGAGGCGACAATGTTACTGTTGCAAAAGAAAGTGATGTTTTGATTTTATCAATTCCCTATGAGAATATTGATTCAGTGTGTTCTGGGATTTTACCTGAAATAAGAGACAGTTGTGTTGTAGTATCCCCAATTGTTCCAATGACAAAGACGGATGTTGGATTTGAGTGTGTTTCAATTAAGGAGAACAAGCCATTTTCATACAAACTTGTGTTAAATCATATGAAAGACAAATCAAAACTAGTTTCTGCATTTCATGTCATATCAGAGAAGAAACTAATCAATCCCACACTGGAATTAGATTACGACATATTTGTCTGCGGAGATGATGAATCAGTCAAAGTTGTCAATACTTTGATTGATGAAATAAAAGGATTGAGATCAATTTACTTGGGACCAATTGAGCTATCATATCTTGCTGAAATGTCAACACCGTTACTACTTAATGCAATGATTAGAAACAAGATAAAGAATCCTGGAATCAAAATCATCTAAATTTGATTTTCATTAATCATGAGTTACGAATACTACAGACGCGGTAGAAATTGGTTTACCGCAATCGGGGTATTATTTTGTGTGATGGGCGGAATTGTCCTGATTCAGCAGTTATTGATTTGGGGTCCGGAATTTGTTGAAGAGTTTCTGATAAATTCTGATTTTACCAACGAAAAAGTATCTGCTGCAATGATTGCCTTTGGGATTTTTATGATAGTATTGGGATTTAGAAAGCATGGGCAAAAGAGATGAATTCTTACAATCTCAGAAAATATTACGATTATCAACTATTGACAAAAAAACTCCGCACATAGTTCCTGTCTGGTACAGGTATAGTGGAAAAAAATTCTACATTGGAACAAACACTAAAACTGAAAAAGCAAAGAATGTAAAAAGAAACAAACATGTTGCATTTTGTGTGGATGTGGGAATAAAGTCACCTGATATTTATGGAGTAATGGGACAGGGAGAAGCCAGTCTGATTTTGGAAAATACCAAAGTAAAATTAATTGCAAAGAAAATTCTCTTACGATACTTTGATGATATCGAGAACAAATCTGCAAAAGAATTGCTAGATGATACTGATTGCATCATAGAGATAATTCCAAAAAAGTTTTCAGTTTGGAGTTACTGACTAACAAAGTCTTGGATTTTGTTCATTGCAGAATCCAGTATCTCAAGACTTGGAAGATACACCAGTCTGAAATGTCCACTGCCATATTGTTCTCCAAATCCTGAACCGTGGACTGTTAGCACACCTTTAGTTTCAAGTAACTTTGTTACAAATTCTTTGTCAGTTCCAAATCTATTGTCTTCAATTTTTGGAAATGCATAAAATGCACCTTTTGGATTGGGGCAAGAAAGTCCTGGCATTTCATTTAGCCGCTTTACAACCAAGTCTCTTCTTTTTTTGATTTCAGATACAAACTCGCTAATGTAATTTTGAGGACCGCGAAGCGATTCCAAAGCTGCATGTTGCACTGGAAGACTGGTTGCAATTCTTACTCTTGCTAATTTTGGCAAGTGTTCTCGTAGATTATCTAATTTGGATGATTGGTTAAATGCAATGTATCCAATTCTCCATCCAGACATCAGATGTACCTTGGAGAAACCATTAAGAACAATTACAGGCGAGTCTCCTGCGACTTTGCCAATCCCAACAAATTCATCATCAAAAATTATTTGATCATAAATTTCATCGCAGATAATGTATAGATTGTTTTGGTTTGCAATGTTTACTAGTTCTTTGAGGGATTTTTCGTTGAATACCACACCGGTTGGATTGTTTGGACTGATTAAACAAATAGCTACTGTCTTTGAGGTAATTTTGGATTTGATATCTTCAATGTCAGGTGTAGAGTTTTCCAAGTCTACTGCAAACTCTATTGGAACTCCGCCATGCAATCTAACATAGGAGGCATATGGAGGATAATACGGTCCAGGTAACAGCACTTCGTCACCTTCTTCGACAATTGATGATATCACCATGTCCAGTCCTTCAGAGACGCCGTTAGTGATTAGAATTTCATCAGATGATATGGATAGTCCTTTGGTATTTTCTTTTTTTGCTATCTCCTCTCTTAGTTCCAAGAGACCTTCAGATGTGGAATAGTAATTTTCACCTCTGTTAATTGCATCAATTAGAGCTTGTTTTACATTGTCAGGTGGCTGAAAGCCAAACTGCACAGGATCACCAATGTTCAGATAATCAACATTCATTCCTTTTTGTTGTACTTTGCGTGCAGCAACTACAATGTCTCTAATTGCATATTCCACTCCTACAACTTTTTTTGATACCTTCAAAGTATCTAGACAGATATTTAGGCCCGTTAAAATCTTACTTGTTTGGACTCGTTGCACAGTCTGGATAGTGCGAGCGGCTTCGAACCGCTAGGTCGAGGGATCGAAGCCCTCCGAGCCCTTTAGATTATCTTATAAAGTAAATTAATTGTAATTATGATGAAATGAAATTATCGTTATTCAAACTGGGATTGAGTTTAGTGATAATAGGAATGGTTTGGTGCTCATTTATTTTTGCAGAATCTGAAAAAACTAGTGATTCAATAATTCTAAAGCAGTCAAACTCTTTTGAATTAAAATCAGAGTTTATGGGAGAAGACATTGGATTTTACAAATTATTCATGCCAGAGTTTTCAGGCGAAGAGATTTTTGTGCAGATATTGGATTCTCAAGACAACGTAATTCAAGAGGAAAGAATTCAGACAAAAATGTCAGTTGGGTATTTTGACTTTGAAGACGGCACATTTACAATCAAAGTGACAAACATTTCAAAAACTCCAGTCGATTTGCAAATAGAATTTGGGGATACAAATTCTCATGAGATGGTTCCTGCAGGCATTTTGGTTCTTGCAGGAGCTGTTGCAATGATAATAATATCATATTTTAAAATTCAAAACTACAAGATAGAGCATCCAGAGGAGAATATCTCATAAACTTGAATGCATTGAATGGTATGGCCAAAAATCAGCACCAGATTAAAGATCAGCCAGGTTGTAAAAAACAAAAATGTAATTATTGAGAATGGAAGTAATAGTTTGAGTTTAGTGTGTTCTCTGTTTTTTAGGATTAGCACTCCGCCTAATGATGCAAGAACTAGACCCAGTTCCAGAGGCTGGTGAGACCAAGAGATCAAACCGTCAATACCAAAGAGATCATGAGATATTGAATCTCCAAATCCTGCAATTATTTGAACTATGGATCCTGCAATAACTAATTTAATTCCGGTTTTAAGAGAACCATGAACTGATCTTCTTAAAATCAACATGCTGCCCATGATTGCAGCACACGCAGTCATTGAGACTCCAGTGTACACTACCATGTGAGAAGGGCTCCAGAAAAATTCTGGTTCTTTTTGCAGATGAGATATTGCATCCCAGAATCCTGCTGAAACTACCACGACAGGGCCTAGTACTGCAAGAATTGAAACAAGAAAAACCAGAGTGCTAGATTTTGTAAGAGTGGAATTTGATAATCTTTGAATTAGTTTCATTTGTATTATTTAATGAAAGTGGGTTATTTGTAATATTGTAAGAATATTAGAAAAATTCGACATTATGGGTAATTTTGTGAATTAACTATATTAGATGATAAAATCAAGTTACTTTATGAGTCCTGGAATAGGATTAATGAAAAGGAGATTGGAAAAGGAAAAGGAGGCCATAGCTTTGGCAGTATCAGGTGTTGCAAAAAAATATGATGTAAAGCCTGACGATATCCAAACTTTGGAGACAAAATATCATGATGACGCAGGTGATTGGTATGTTGCATTAGGTTGGGGTGAGAAAAAGGCTGTTATTCAGATGGATTCTGTATTAGGTACAATTACAGAAATTAAGGAAATCTAAAAAATTCTCATTAATCTGGTTTTTAATTTTCATCTAACTCAGGTCATGATCCGTGCTAGTTATTTTATATTCATATGTGTCGCCAGTGAAACTGAAACAAAATTCAGAAGATTGAAAAACTCTAGAGTTACAAGAGATTTAATTATCTTGAATCGTTTTGAAAATATATGACCAGCGCAATTATTCTTGGCGGCTCCAGGGGAATAGGAAAGGCAATTGTCGAATCACTAAAATCCATAGATATTGACGTCTTTGCAGCCTCTAAAAACGACATAGATACATCAGATTTGGATAGTGTCAGGAAATTTTTGGGCAGTCATGGTAAAACGGACATACTGGTATTGAACACTGGCGGTCCCACACCAAAACCGTTCCATACCATTACTGAAGATGATTGGAAATTATATCACAATCAGTTGTTTTTGGGATTTTGTATGATATTACAAAACATCAAGATTAATGATAATGGGTATATCTTTTTGATCAGTTCAAGTGTAATCAAGGAACCGAACATGAAATTGATAATCTCTTCGGCTTATCGTGCTGCATTCAGCGAGGTTTTCAAAGTATTAAGCAAAGAATACGCTCAAAGAAACATCAGTTGTGTAAATATTGCTCCCGGACCAATCAATACGGATAGAACTCGAGAGTTAATTGAAAATATAGAGGAATACAAAAAATCATTACCCATGAGAAGACTAGGAGAGCCTGAAGAGATTGGAAATTTTGTCAAATCAATTATTGAAAACAAGATAAAGTATCTGTCAGGTGTAACAATTAATTTTGATGGTGCAAATTCAAACTATATTTACTAGAATTATTTTTTAAATTCAACATTTGGTGTGTCTGGTTGTCCTGCAATTGCAATCAATCCGCCTTCTCGTAGCTGTTGCAATAACTGCATGACTTCTTTTTCTACTTGGTTTCTCTGTAGGCCGGTTTGTTGAGCAAACACCTCAACTAGTTCTGTGACTTTGCGTTGTCCGTTACATGATTTCCAAAAATCAACTATTGCCTGATTCACCATGAATCCTTGATCATGCTCGTTGGCCAATACCATGGAGCCGTCTTCTTGTTGTACTAGTTTTCCAACTCCTTGAGGTAGGGCAGTTTCATAGTTTATTGGCGCAGGAGTATTCATTGCAGCGCCCATGTTTTTTAGTTTCATTTTTCCCTCATCAGTCATTTTATCCATTGACCATGCAGGTTCCCATACGATGTCAATTTTTACATTGTTCACTCCAGGAACTTTTTTTGCGTATCTTGTTGCATCCTGGACCAAAGTCTCATGTAAGGGGCATCCTTGAGTAGTCATTGTCATTTTTATGTTGACATCATTATTTTCTGCAACATCAATTCCATAGATTAATCCCATCTCCACTATGTTTAGAGGAACTTCGGGATCCATGCATTGTTTTAGAGATTCTTCAATGGCTTGTGGAGAAACGGTACTCATATTGTATATGGGACTTTGAAAAACAATAAAAACTTTCTATTAATTAGCTTGAAATAATTTTGGGATTGATTCTTCATATGGTGCTCTTGCAACGCCTTTTTCTGTGATAATTCCCGAAATTAGTTCAGGCGGAGTCATGTCAAATGCCGGATTTATGACATTAATATCATCAGGTGCCGTCTTTTTATCACCAATTCCAGTGACTTCGTTTCCTTTGCGCATCTCAATGATTACATCTTCTGCTTTGGTTTCCAAATCAATTGTGGATAACGGTGCTGCAACATAGAACGGGATTCCGTGCTGTTTGGCCATTGTTGCCACCTGATATGTTCCAATCTTGTTAAAGACATGGCCAGTCTTTACAATTCTGTCAGCCCCTACGACTACTTTGTTTACAAGTCCGTTTGCCATAGAGTAACCAACTGCAGTGTCTGGAATTAGACTTACATCAAATCCATCATGCTTTAGTTCAAAGGCTGTTAATCTTGAGCCCTGCTGGATTGGTCTAGTTTCCGTTGCTATGACTTTGATATTCTTTCCACTCTCTCTGGTTGCTCTAATTACACCTAGTGCAGTACCATATGCTACGGTAGCTAAAGCTCCTGCATTGCAATGAGTCATTATAGTATCATTATCATCAAAAAGAATAGAACCATTCTTTCCCATTGCCTTGTTGATTTCAATATCATCTTCGGCCATTTTTTTAGCAGTTTCAATTACTAGTTTTTTAATTTGCTCAACTGTTTCTCCTGTTTTTGCAATCTTCATGATTTTGTCCAATCCCCAACCCAAGTTTACTGCGGTAGGTCTTGTAGAATAGAGAATTTTTCTTGCTATTTCTAAATCTGAAATTAGTTCATCTTTTGTAGTTGCTTTGCTTTGCAAAACTGCTAGTGCCAATCCAAATGCACCGGACACTCCTATAGCTGGAGCACCTCTGACTATCAGAGTTTTGATGGCATCTGCAACTTGGTTAAAATCATCATATTCCACAAAGACAAGTTGGTTTGGAAGTTTGGTTTGATCTATCATTATTACTTTGTTGTTTTTCCACTCTACCGTTCGTAAGGAGGAATCAACTGCAGTATTGTCCATTATTCATATCAAAATTAGGCTTTTTAAAAATCAATTGGAAAAATGCTTTGTTAAATAATTCTCATTAATCTGAAAAATAATCACATCTGGAAACTAAAATAGAAATTGAATATACAATTAAAATTAGTCATTAAATTTCTTTCAAGAATTACTCAAGATAACACGCCAAAGTACAGGTGCGTATCAGATTTGATGGAACTTGAAAACACTAGAATTAGTATCACGCGCTTACTCTCGCGGCAGGAGAGAATACGATAAAGAGTACAAGTTTAAAGTAGATTCTAGTATTGTTGGTCCTTCGATGAGTGGGGAGTTTTATGATTCGTAGGTTCAGAGAAGGGCAGAAATAGATAGTCTCAAAAAATATCAGAAATCTATGAAATCATTAGGCAGAAGCAACCTTGCAAACATGTACTCTAATCTTCTCAAGGATTCTTAGATTTACAAATATCAAAACTATAAAAAGTGAATATTATTCATTGGTAAAAAATAACAGGTTGATGTATAGATAAATTTGCTGAAGAAGAAATGTAATTTGATCTTATATAAGCACCCATCTAATCACATCAGTACGCTAATGAAACACAAAAATATTTTAGCCATGATAAAGAAATAGACTTGTCAATTTGTATGAAAAATATTTATAAATCAATTAGTTTGATTGATTTTTTGGGTTTTGAGAGATAATTTTCTATCAAGCCATTTTCCAAATTATTTTTATATTTCAATAAAATTTCTTCGTTAAAATCAATTGTTTTATAGTATTTTTCATCAATACTCCATTGTTTAATACGATTCAATTTTTTACCTTCTTTGATCATTTCCATTATTTGTATCAAAGAATCAACACTTGATTGAATCACCTTGCATCCTACTGTGTGAACGTTATCTCCTAATTTGATTTTGGGTCTTGTATGACATATTATGTCGCCAGTATCAATACCAGAATCAAGATGTAAAATAGTTGAGCCGACATATTCCAATTCATTATTTACAAAAGGCCAAAAATTTGTTCCACTTCCTCTATAATATGGAGACAATCCCAAGTGAAGATTGATTGTACGATCAGGGGGCATTAAGGATAACAGTGGTTCTCGTATAATATATGAACCAAAAATAAACATCACATCAGGCTGAAATTTTTTGATTGTTTGATAAACATATTCAAGATTAACTTCTTTGTAAAGTATGGGTAAAGTTTTTGCAGTAAAGAAGTCATTGTTTGGAAAGAAAATTTTTTCAGTTTCATTTCGTAGTCTGAAATGTTCGCTTATTGTGGATTGATCTTCTAATCCAGTGCTTACGGAATCATTTTGTTTACATTCTGAGATAATTAATGTATCATCAGCTTTTGAGGCCAAAGAATTTGCCAAGAATTTGTGTCGAAGTCCGTTGCTAGTCAAAATGACAATTTTCATTCTTATTTTCCTATGATAATCTCTTTTATGATATTATTTAGTTTAAACGAAGTGTCACTGCTAGTAGGCTGATATCGACCTAATTCATACGGCGATGTATTTTTTGTATTAAGAATTTCTTTAACTGTAAAAGCAAGCTTGTATTCATTAGTTTTTTTGATTAATTCAGATGAAGATAAGCAATCATCTTTTCCGCCAAACGGATAACTGAATGAATTAACTTGTGTGTTAAATTTTTGTTCCAAATAATTTTTTGGAAATATGATTTCTTTTGCAAAATCGGCAAGATTTAATTCAGTTGCAGCAACAGAAATGTGTGAATGTGTGTGAGTTCCTATATAGTGACCCATTTCAAGTATTTTTCTAATTTGGCTTTCTGTTAGATGAATAATATCAAGTGGGTTTTTGTATTGAGTACAGAATAAATTTTTGTAAATATCTAAAAGAATTTTTCTAGAGTTATAGAATCCTAGTTTATACTTGAAAGTTGATTTTATTTTAGATATTGTATCCCAAACATTATCTGTATCTTTTGAATACTGTATATCAAATAATTTTTTATCAAGTTTATTATTTTCCAAAATTGTTCTAAATTCTTTTAAGAATTTTTCTACACCAAAAACTGCGATAGTGTAGTGAATTATTATTGGATTCGCAGGTAATTTTTCTTGCAATATACATGTAGGTATAAAGAAAATTGCAGATATGTTTAGTTCATATAGAATTTTTGCAGCAGTAAAGTGATCAGATAATCCGTCATCAAATGTTATAAGAACTCCCGAGCTTTTTTCATGAAAACCAGTGCCACCATAAGAAATATTCATGGCATCTTCAAGAGAAATTATTTGATAATTTTTTTGCAACATTGATAGATGATTTTGA
This window harbors:
- a CDS encoding pyridoxamine 5'-phosphate oxidase family protein, whose protein sequence is MGKRDEFLQSQKILRLSTIDKKTPHIVPVWYRYSGKKFYIGTNTKTEKAKNVKRNKHVAFCVDVGIKSPDIYGVMGQGEASLILENTKVKLIAKKILLRYFDDIENKSAKELLDDTDCIIEIIPKKFSVWSY
- a CDS encoding plastocyanin/azurin family copper-binding protein; this encodes MKLSHDNSQVYRTTPARTGKMMIIMLGICIVGGAIFFSMWDYWISQPAPVVGMMSETIEHDVQAAFTGVHIPVELSFIESPDFRTLAFNALPGDPNHNPTITMNVGDEINFSVVNHGKSFHSFGVTAADEGFGGIIPGSEVAAASNPLKPGEGGESTFIAGEEGTYYYICTVPGHREQGMVGKIIVGDVPVEEVMETAPEPEVMEEVAEPEVMEEVAEPEPVAYDGVISIPDGSSIPGCDETNECYIPYHVTVSAGDEITWSNDDSAAHTVTSGTPSGGPDGNFDSSLFMAGNTFSVTLDEAGEYPYFCMVHPWMVGIVTVN
- a CDS encoding cupredoxin domain-containing protein, whose product is MGGHSNWPEWVYIGVVTALMVWVGAEAWEAERLVEHVPADAEIIKVTGQQWFWSFEHEDGTKEIGELHVEKGKAYKFEIESKDVNHSFNIHDYVVLMDAIPGRVNTVWFAPTDVGEHDIQCREYCGLIHYNMRGKLIVEEPSS
- a CDS encoding cytochrome c oxidase subunit I, which encodes MVLELQKPRPIWQIMFSTHHTDVGLLYLISSLAFLFLGGTLALAIRAELFLPGAQIIGDSMTFNRIFTVHGTTLIFLFIIPFASAVGNYYVPIMVRYKDMAYPKLNAIAFWMIPPAGALIWLGFADFTWYATPPYSIISAPGPAADMWIFGLKILGISSVLGAINFIVTILKCKHPDMSIGQVPLLAWSFLSSSLIILVAIPTFAAALLMLLTDRLGVSGFFNPAMGGDPIAYAHLFWFTFHPEVYVLVIPAIGMMYEIIPRFSRKPIYSYNSGVFAFVLLSIVGFSSWAHHMYATGMSFTEKTVFMVGTLAAVPASAMHVFNFIATMWNGRIKFATPMMWAVGGIALFFSAGAGGVANAAMPLDFTTHDTYWVVGHFHLFVMGTIAFGSIGFLYYMFPYVTGRMYNETMGKVHFVMSFIGTVLVFFTQHVLGLYGMPRRIFDYPPIPEWIAMNQIATVGAMIIGVSMAIFLANMIYSSGKGKLANTEDPFGVGGKYYYPFEAKNPSH
- a CDS encoding COX15/CtaA family protein codes for the protein MAIQYLALTTLVVLYSLMFIGGYISAAGLGLTCPEWPLCPNGVMPSEEYLIEWIHRTTAATTGLLVISTMIASLINKNSNLKIKITSSLATGLVITQITLGALVIDTKLHAVLVAIHLGIGIWLFAMVLLTTLFAFRISRITVKPTA
- the npdG gene encoding NADPH-dependent F420 reductase, translating into MKVGIIGGTGGMGKGFALRWSQNHDVIVGSRDAARAAESAVEYTNLAKEAFGEIKGSISGGDNVTVAKESDVLILSIPYENIDSVCSGILPEIRDSCVVVSPIVPMTKTDVGFECVSIKENKPFSYKLVLNHMKDKSKLVSAFHVISEKKLINPTLELDYDIFVCGDDESVKVVNTLIDEIKGLRSIYLGPIELSYLAEMSTPLLLNAMIRNKIKNPGIKII
- a CDS encoding histidine phosphatase family protein, which translates into the protein MGHIIFLRHGQAKNNVERILAGRTEGVPLTDVGIKQAEHTAELLKHMNVSAIYSSPIERAKHTAEIVGGHNSLDVTIDDRLIELDMGKFTGVPYDEIFTSHGNVFMKFYNGELEIAHNGVETFAEVKKRVLGIVDHVIEKHPDENVVLVTHMDPIKAMLSTIVDLSPTNLFELIIENASLNLFREKDRKFSLSGLNVMHPSRFDLRI
- a CDS encoding heme transporter CcmC, with the protein product MKKLVGLFLVLAVIVVIPAIESAFAAGDEPGEYLDRRAIIWNLFFRMMTIAFVVGAVVSGTIIWQVWRFRESHPKAKPTPYEGTDW